Proteins from a single region of Electrophorus electricus isolate fEleEle1 chromosome 5, fEleEle1.pri, whole genome shotgun sequence:
- the LOC113574395 gene encoding pleckstrin homology-like domain family B member 3 isoform X4: MSTSTPSLFPSSDRSIHNMDTQKPPWFIRVACGQSPASSGAESDTEGSSTESERSHARQMSVDSTKCLISPSVMQKRITELDQQKEELKIELQLEIALLQGELQMEQEHLLKHTAQLQKLQETRKQKQIQKDATTQQERAQLEQERLRVEELKRRWSEKGITNPSSPREQQEAVDTAVRAFEDWEFHVLELESGLEEEHSLGEIAREISHEQHTVNSTQEQVQQLQQQLKEMEREKERELNALRQERRELLHKSQREPLKEAPAVPRKRSSHRKLSEKLPISQGPLRVMPDRSNPEVSPPLPHPAHRLSNGNANASTNGNGFLTPCNSANSSRAASPNVCLLDLVEIERKLREAKAERERLLKERERRQLVVDDRQRELEAVNTQIHSHTHSQTNMKSHSQKRLYTYTHTHSEEHKPSLLQSPPEQGVPLFLTVNFDLRAHVESLGHGVASCLGVQLSPRQCGGFLTKQGGRVKTWRRRWFLFDLDHRRLAYYTDHDEKKLKGVIYFQAIEQVYCDHLCTATLSPRPSLTFCLKTYERLFFLVAPSAESMRIWMDVIVTATDEHSRY; encoded by the exons ATGTCTACATCAACCCCCTCCCTTTTTCCATCTTCAGACAGATCTATTCACAATATGGACACACAAAAACCACCCTGGTTCATCCGAGTGGCTTGTGGAcaaagccccgcctcctcagGGGCAGAGTCAGATACTGAGGGCAGTAGTACTGAAAGTGAGAGA TCCCATGCCAGACAGATGAGTGTTGACTCCACCAAGTGCCTGATCTCGCCCTCTGTGATGCAGAAGCGAATCACAGAGCTTGACCAGCAGAAGGAGGAGCTAAAAATAGAG CTGCAGCTGGAGATTGCCCTGTTACAGGGCGAGCTGCAGATGGAACAAGAGCATCTgctcaaacacactgcacaactgCAGAAACTGCAGGAGACCAGAAAACAGAAGCAGATACAGAAAGATGCCACCACACAGCAG GAGCGTGCACAGCTGGAGCAGGAAAGGCtcagggtggaggagctgaagagaAGGTGGTCAGAGAAAGGCATCACAAATCCAAGCAGCCCGAGAGAGCAGCAG gaggcagTGGACACAGCAGTGCGAGCATTTGAGGACTGGGAGTTCCATGTACTTGAATTAGAGAGTGGATTGGAGGAAGAACACAGCCTGGgcgagatagcgagagagatcAGCCATGAACAGCACACAGTCAACAGCACTCAG GAGCAGGTCCAGCAGCTGCAACAGCAGctgaaagagatggagagagagaaagagcgagagctAAATGCCCTCCGGCAGGAGAGAAGGGAACTTCTCCACAAATCCCAGCGG GAACCTTTGAAGGAAGCACCCGCAGTTCCCCGTAAACGCAGTTCACATCGTAAACTTTCAGAGAAGCTGCCAATATCACAAG GACCCCTGAGGGTGATGCCAGATAGGTCAAACCCTGAAGTTAGTCCACCTCTTCCCCACCCAGCACACAGACTCAGTAATGGGAATGCTAATGCGAGTACAAATGGTAATGGCTTCCTCACACCATGTAACAGTGCCAACAGCTCCCGAGCTGCCAG CCCCAATGTGTGTCTTCTGGACCTTGTGGAGATTGAGAGGAAATTACGAGAggcaaaagcagagagagaacgcTTGCTCAAGGAAAGG gagaggagacagCTTGTGGTAGacgacagacagagagagctggaggCTGTGAACACgcaaatacattcacacacacattcacaaacaaacatgaaatcaCACTCACAAAAACGCCTGTACAcctatactcacacacattctgagGAGCACAAACCTAGTCTACTCCAGAGCCCCCCTGAG CAGGGTGTTCCGCTCTTCCTAACTGTGAACTTTGACCTGCGGGCTCATGTGGAGTCTCTTGGTCATGGTGTGGCAAGCTGTTTGGGTGTGCAGCTGTCTCCACGGCAGTGTGGGGGTTTCCTAACGAAGCAAGGCGGTCGAGTAAAGACATGGAGGAGAAGGTGGTTCCTCTTTGACCTGGACCACCGTCGACTAGCTTACTACACTG ATCATGATGAAAAGAAACTGAAAGGGGTGATCTACTTCCAAGCCATAGAGCAAGTTTACTGTGACCATCTGTGTACAGCTACCTTA TCACCACGGCCAAGCTTGACGTTCTGTCTGAAGACATACGAACGGCTTTTCTTCCTCGTGGCCCCCAGCGCAGAGAGCATGCGCATCTGGATGGATGTGATTGTCACAGCTACAGATGAGCACAGCAGATATTGA
- the LOC113574395 gene encoding pleckstrin homology-like domain family B member 3 isoform X1: MSTSTPSLFPSSDRSIHNMDTQKPPWFIRVACGQSPASSGAESDTEGSSTESERSHARQMSVDSTKCLISPSVMQKRITELDQQKEELKIELQLEIALLQGELQMEQEHLLKHTAQLQKLQETRKQKQIQKDATTQQERAQLEQERLRVEELKRRWSEKGITNPSSPREQQVFRHEKEAVDTAVRAFEDWEFHVLELESGLEEEHSLGEIAREISHEQHTVNSTQEQVQQLQQQLKEMEREKERELNALRQERRELLHKSQREPLKEAPAVPRKRSSHRKLSEKLPISQGPLRVMPDRSNPEVSPPLPHPAHRLSNGNANASTNGNGFLTPCNSANSSRAASPNVCLLDLVEIERKLREAKAERERLLKERERRQLVVDDRQRELEAVNTQIHSHTHSQTNMKSHSQKRLYTYTHTHSEEHKPSLLQSPPEQGVPLFLTVNFDLRAHVESLGHGVASCLGVQLSPRQCGGFLTKQGGRVKTWRRRWFLFDLDHRRLAYYTDHDEKKLKGVIYFQAIEQVYCDHLCTATLSPRPSLTFCLKTYERLFFLVAPSAESMRIWMDVIVTATDEHSRY, encoded by the exons ATGTCTACATCAACCCCCTCCCTTTTTCCATCTTCAGACAGATCTATTCACAATATGGACACACAAAAACCACCCTGGTTCATCCGAGTGGCTTGTGGAcaaagccccgcctcctcagGGGCAGAGTCAGATACTGAGGGCAGTAGTACTGAAAGTGAGAGA TCCCATGCCAGACAGATGAGTGTTGACTCCACCAAGTGCCTGATCTCGCCCTCTGTGATGCAGAAGCGAATCACAGAGCTTGACCAGCAGAAGGAGGAGCTAAAAATAGAG CTGCAGCTGGAGATTGCCCTGTTACAGGGCGAGCTGCAGATGGAACAAGAGCATCTgctcaaacacactgcacaactgCAGAAACTGCAGGAGACCAGAAAACAGAAGCAGATACAGAAAGATGCCACCACACAGCAG GAGCGTGCACAGCTGGAGCAGGAAAGGCtcagggtggaggagctgaagagaAGGTGGTCAGAGAAAGGCATCACAAATCCAAGCAGCCCGAGAGAGCAGCAGGTGTTTCGACAT gagaaggaggcagTGGACACAGCAGTGCGAGCATTTGAGGACTGGGAGTTCCATGTACTTGAATTAGAGAGTGGATTGGAGGAAGAACACAGCCTGGgcgagatagcgagagagatcAGCCATGAACAGCACACAGTCAACAGCACTCAG GAGCAGGTCCAGCAGCTGCAACAGCAGctgaaagagatggagagagagaaagagcgagagctAAATGCCCTCCGGCAGGAGAGAAGGGAACTTCTCCACAAATCCCAGCGG GAACCTTTGAAGGAAGCACCCGCAGTTCCCCGTAAACGCAGTTCACATCGTAAACTTTCAGAGAAGCTGCCAATATCACAAG GACCCCTGAGGGTGATGCCAGATAGGTCAAACCCTGAAGTTAGTCCACCTCTTCCCCACCCAGCACACAGACTCAGTAATGGGAATGCTAATGCGAGTACAAATGGTAATGGCTTCCTCACACCATGTAACAGTGCCAACAGCTCCCGAGCTGCCAG CCCCAATGTGTGTCTTCTGGACCTTGTGGAGATTGAGAGGAAATTACGAGAggcaaaagcagagagagaacgcTTGCTCAAGGAAAGG gagaggagacagCTTGTGGTAGacgacagacagagagagctggaggCTGTGAACACgcaaatacattcacacacacattcacaaacaaacatgaaatcaCACTCACAAAAACGCCTGTACAcctatactcacacacattctgagGAGCACAAACCTAGTCTACTCCAGAGCCCCCCTGAG CAGGGTGTTCCGCTCTTCCTAACTGTGAACTTTGACCTGCGGGCTCATGTGGAGTCTCTTGGTCATGGTGTGGCAAGCTGTTTGGGTGTGCAGCTGTCTCCACGGCAGTGTGGGGGTTTCCTAACGAAGCAAGGCGGTCGAGTAAAGACATGGAGGAGAAGGTGGTTCCTCTTTGACCTGGACCACCGTCGACTAGCTTACTACACTG ATCATGATGAAAAGAAACTGAAAGGGGTGATCTACTTCCAAGCCATAGAGCAAGTTTACTGTGACCATCTGTGTACAGCTACCTTA TCACCACGGCCAAGCTTGACGTTCTGTCTGAAGACATACGAACGGCTTTTCTTCCTCGTGGCCCCCAGCGCAGAGAGCATGCGCATCTGGATGGATGTGATTGTCACAGCTACAGATGAGCACAGCAGATATTGA
- the LOC113574395 gene encoding pleckstrin homology-like domain family B member 3 isoform X6 — protein MSVDSTKCLISPSVMQKRITELDQQKEELKIELQLEIALLQGELQMEQEHLLKHTAQLQKLQETRKQKQIQKDATTQQERAQLEQERLRVEELKRRWSEKGITNPSSPREQQVFRHEKEAVDTAVRAFEDWEFHVLELESGLEEEHSLGEIAREISHEQHTVNSTQEQVQQLQQQLKEMEREKERELNALRQERRELLHKSQREPLKEAPAVPRKRSSHRKLSEKLPISQGPLRVMPDRSNPEVSPPLPHPAHRLSNGNANASTNGNGFLTPCNSANSSRAASPNVCLLDLVEIERKLREAKAERERLLKERERRQLVVDDRQRELEAVNTQIHSHTHSQTNMKSHSQKRLYTYTHTHSEEHKPSLLQSPPEQGVPLFLTVNFDLRAHVESLGHGVASCLGVQLSPRQCGGFLTKQGGRVKTWRRRWFLFDLDHRRLAYYTDHDEKKLKGVIYFQAIEQVYCDHLCTATLSPRPSLTFCLKTYERLFFLVAPSAESMRIWMDVIVTATDEHSRY, from the exons ATGAGTGTTGACTCCACCAAGTGCCTGATCTCGCCCTCTGTGATGCAGAAGCGAATCACAGAGCTTGACCAGCAGAAGGAGGAGCTAAAAATAGAG CTGCAGCTGGAGATTGCCCTGTTACAGGGCGAGCTGCAGATGGAACAAGAGCATCTgctcaaacacactgcacaactgCAGAAACTGCAGGAGACCAGAAAACAGAAGCAGATACAGAAAGATGCCACCACACAGCAG GAGCGTGCACAGCTGGAGCAGGAAAGGCtcagggtggaggagctgaagagaAGGTGGTCAGAGAAAGGCATCACAAATCCAAGCAGCCCGAGAGAGCAGCAGGTGTTTCGACAT gagaaggaggcagTGGACACAGCAGTGCGAGCATTTGAGGACTGGGAGTTCCATGTACTTGAATTAGAGAGTGGATTGGAGGAAGAACACAGCCTGGgcgagatagcgagagagatcAGCCATGAACAGCACACAGTCAACAGCACTCAG GAGCAGGTCCAGCAGCTGCAACAGCAGctgaaagagatggagagagagaaagagcgagagctAAATGCCCTCCGGCAGGAGAGAAGGGAACTTCTCCACAAATCCCAGCGG GAACCTTTGAAGGAAGCACCCGCAGTTCCCCGTAAACGCAGTTCACATCGTAAACTTTCAGAGAAGCTGCCAATATCACAAG GACCCCTGAGGGTGATGCCAGATAGGTCAAACCCTGAAGTTAGTCCACCTCTTCCCCACCCAGCACACAGACTCAGTAATGGGAATGCTAATGCGAGTACAAATGGTAATGGCTTCCTCACACCATGTAACAGTGCCAACAGCTCCCGAGCTGCCAG CCCCAATGTGTGTCTTCTGGACCTTGTGGAGATTGAGAGGAAATTACGAGAggcaaaagcagagagagaacgcTTGCTCAAGGAAAGG gagaggagacagCTTGTGGTAGacgacagacagagagagctggaggCTGTGAACACgcaaatacattcacacacacattcacaaacaaacatgaaatcaCACTCACAAAAACGCCTGTACAcctatactcacacacattctgagGAGCACAAACCTAGTCTACTCCAGAGCCCCCCTGAG CAGGGTGTTCCGCTCTTCCTAACTGTGAACTTTGACCTGCGGGCTCATGTGGAGTCTCTTGGTCATGGTGTGGCAAGCTGTTTGGGTGTGCAGCTGTCTCCACGGCAGTGTGGGGGTTTCCTAACGAAGCAAGGCGGTCGAGTAAAGACATGGAGGAGAAGGTGGTTCCTCTTTGACCTGGACCACCGTCGACTAGCTTACTACACTG ATCATGATGAAAAGAAACTGAAAGGGGTGATCTACTTCCAAGCCATAGAGCAAGTTTACTGTGACCATCTGTGTACAGCTACCTTA TCACCACGGCCAAGCTTGACGTTCTGTCTGAAGACATACGAACGGCTTTTCTTCCTCGTGGCCCCCAGCGCAGAGAGCATGCGCATCTGGATGGATGTGATTGTCACAGCTACAGATGAGCACAGCAGATATTGA
- the LOC113574395 gene encoding pleckstrin homology-like domain family B member 3 isoform X2, protein MSTSTPSLFPSSDRSIHNMDTQKPPWFIRVACGQSPASSGAESDTEGSSTESERSHARQMSVDSTKCLISPSVMQKRITELDQQKEELKIELQLEIALLQGELQMEQEHLLKHTAQLQKLQETRKQKQIQKDATTQQERAQLEQERLRVEELKRRWSEKGITNPSSPREQQVFRHEKEAVDTAVRAFEDWEFHVLELESGLEEEHSLGEIAREISHEQHTVNSTQEQVQQLQQQLKEMEREKERELNALRQERRELLHKSQREPLKEAPAVPRKRSSHRKLSEKLPISQGPLRVMPDRSNPEVSPPLPHPAHRLSNGNANASTNGNGFLTPCNSANSSRAASPNVCLLDLVEIERKLREAKAERERLLKERERRQLVVDDRQRELEAVNTQIHSHTHSQTNMKSHSQKRLYTYTHTHSEEHKPSLLQSPPEGVPLFLTVNFDLRAHVESLGHGVASCLGVQLSPRQCGGFLTKQGGRVKTWRRRWFLFDLDHRRLAYYTDHDEKKLKGVIYFQAIEQVYCDHLCTATLSPRPSLTFCLKTYERLFFLVAPSAESMRIWMDVIVTATDEHSRY, encoded by the exons ATGTCTACATCAACCCCCTCCCTTTTTCCATCTTCAGACAGATCTATTCACAATATGGACACACAAAAACCACCCTGGTTCATCCGAGTGGCTTGTGGAcaaagccccgcctcctcagGGGCAGAGTCAGATACTGAGGGCAGTAGTACTGAAAGTGAGAGA TCCCATGCCAGACAGATGAGTGTTGACTCCACCAAGTGCCTGATCTCGCCCTCTGTGATGCAGAAGCGAATCACAGAGCTTGACCAGCAGAAGGAGGAGCTAAAAATAGAG CTGCAGCTGGAGATTGCCCTGTTACAGGGCGAGCTGCAGATGGAACAAGAGCATCTgctcaaacacactgcacaactgCAGAAACTGCAGGAGACCAGAAAACAGAAGCAGATACAGAAAGATGCCACCACACAGCAG GAGCGTGCACAGCTGGAGCAGGAAAGGCtcagggtggaggagctgaagagaAGGTGGTCAGAGAAAGGCATCACAAATCCAAGCAGCCCGAGAGAGCAGCAGGTGTTTCGACAT gagaaggaggcagTGGACACAGCAGTGCGAGCATTTGAGGACTGGGAGTTCCATGTACTTGAATTAGAGAGTGGATTGGAGGAAGAACACAGCCTGGgcgagatagcgagagagatcAGCCATGAACAGCACACAGTCAACAGCACTCAG GAGCAGGTCCAGCAGCTGCAACAGCAGctgaaagagatggagagagagaaagagcgagagctAAATGCCCTCCGGCAGGAGAGAAGGGAACTTCTCCACAAATCCCAGCGG GAACCTTTGAAGGAAGCACCCGCAGTTCCCCGTAAACGCAGTTCACATCGTAAACTTTCAGAGAAGCTGCCAATATCACAAG GACCCCTGAGGGTGATGCCAGATAGGTCAAACCCTGAAGTTAGTCCACCTCTTCCCCACCCAGCACACAGACTCAGTAATGGGAATGCTAATGCGAGTACAAATGGTAATGGCTTCCTCACACCATGTAACAGTGCCAACAGCTCCCGAGCTGCCAG CCCCAATGTGTGTCTTCTGGACCTTGTGGAGATTGAGAGGAAATTACGAGAggcaaaagcagagagagaacgcTTGCTCAAGGAAAGG gagaggagacagCTTGTGGTAGacgacagacagagagagctggaggCTGTGAACACgcaaatacattcacacacacattcacaaacaaacatgaaatcaCACTCACAAAAACGCCTGTACAcctatactcacacacattctgagGAGCACAAACCTAGTCTACTCCAGAGCCCCCCTGAG GGTGTTCCGCTCTTCCTAACTGTGAACTTTGACCTGCGGGCTCATGTGGAGTCTCTTGGTCATGGTGTGGCAAGCTGTTTGGGTGTGCAGCTGTCTCCACGGCAGTGTGGGGGTTTCCTAACGAAGCAAGGCGGTCGAGTAAAGACATGGAGGAGAAGGTGGTTCCTCTTTGACCTGGACCACCGTCGACTAGCTTACTACACTG ATCATGATGAAAAGAAACTGAAAGGGGTGATCTACTTCCAAGCCATAGAGCAAGTTTACTGTGACCATCTGTGTACAGCTACCTTA TCACCACGGCCAAGCTTGACGTTCTGTCTGAAGACATACGAACGGCTTTTCTTCCTCGTGGCCCCCAGCGCAGAGAGCATGCGCATCTGGATGGATGTGATTGTCACAGCTACAGATGAGCACAGCAGATATTGA
- the LOC113574395 gene encoding pleckstrin homology-like domain family B member 3 isoform X3 has translation MSTSTPSLFPSSDRSIHNMDTQKPPWFIRVACGQSPASSGAESDTEGSSTESERSHARQMSVDSTKCLISPSVMQKRITELDQQKEELKIELQLEIALLQGELQMEQEHLLKHTAQLQKLQETRKQKQIQKDATTQQERAQLEQERLRVEELKRRWSEKGITNPSSPREQQEKEAVDTAVRAFEDWEFHVLELESGLEEEHSLGEIAREISHEQHTVNSTQEQVQQLQQQLKEMEREKERELNALRQERRELLHKSQREPLKEAPAVPRKRSSHRKLSEKLPISQGPLRVMPDRSNPEVSPPLPHPAHRLSNGNANASTNGNGFLTPCNSANSSRAASPNVCLLDLVEIERKLREAKAERERLLKERERRQLVVDDRQRELEAVNTQIHSHTHSQTNMKSHSQKRLYTYTHTHSEEHKPSLLQSPPEQGVPLFLTVNFDLRAHVESLGHGVASCLGVQLSPRQCGGFLTKQGGRVKTWRRRWFLFDLDHRRLAYYTDHDEKKLKGVIYFQAIEQVYCDHLCTATLSPRPSLTFCLKTYERLFFLVAPSAESMRIWMDVIVTATDEHSRY, from the exons ATGTCTACATCAACCCCCTCCCTTTTTCCATCTTCAGACAGATCTATTCACAATATGGACACACAAAAACCACCCTGGTTCATCCGAGTGGCTTGTGGAcaaagccccgcctcctcagGGGCAGAGTCAGATACTGAGGGCAGTAGTACTGAAAGTGAGAGA TCCCATGCCAGACAGATGAGTGTTGACTCCACCAAGTGCCTGATCTCGCCCTCTGTGATGCAGAAGCGAATCACAGAGCTTGACCAGCAGAAGGAGGAGCTAAAAATAGAG CTGCAGCTGGAGATTGCCCTGTTACAGGGCGAGCTGCAGATGGAACAAGAGCATCTgctcaaacacactgcacaactgCAGAAACTGCAGGAGACCAGAAAACAGAAGCAGATACAGAAAGATGCCACCACACAGCAG GAGCGTGCACAGCTGGAGCAGGAAAGGCtcagggtggaggagctgaagagaAGGTGGTCAGAGAAAGGCATCACAAATCCAAGCAGCCCGAGAGAGCAGCAG gagaaggaggcagTGGACACAGCAGTGCGAGCATTTGAGGACTGGGAGTTCCATGTACTTGAATTAGAGAGTGGATTGGAGGAAGAACACAGCCTGGgcgagatagcgagagagatcAGCCATGAACAGCACACAGTCAACAGCACTCAG GAGCAGGTCCAGCAGCTGCAACAGCAGctgaaagagatggagagagagaaagagcgagagctAAATGCCCTCCGGCAGGAGAGAAGGGAACTTCTCCACAAATCCCAGCGG GAACCTTTGAAGGAAGCACCCGCAGTTCCCCGTAAACGCAGTTCACATCGTAAACTTTCAGAGAAGCTGCCAATATCACAAG GACCCCTGAGGGTGATGCCAGATAGGTCAAACCCTGAAGTTAGTCCACCTCTTCCCCACCCAGCACACAGACTCAGTAATGGGAATGCTAATGCGAGTACAAATGGTAATGGCTTCCTCACACCATGTAACAGTGCCAACAGCTCCCGAGCTGCCAG CCCCAATGTGTGTCTTCTGGACCTTGTGGAGATTGAGAGGAAATTACGAGAggcaaaagcagagagagaacgcTTGCTCAAGGAAAGG gagaggagacagCTTGTGGTAGacgacagacagagagagctggaggCTGTGAACACgcaaatacattcacacacacattcacaaacaaacatgaaatcaCACTCACAAAAACGCCTGTACAcctatactcacacacattctgagGAGCACAAACCTAGTCTACTCCAGAGCCCCCCTGAG CAGGGTGTTCCGCTCTTCCTAACTGTGAACTTTGACCTGCGGGCTCATGTGGAGTCTCTTGGTCATGGTGTGGCAAGCTGTTTGGGTGTGCAGCTGTCTCCACGGCAGTGTGGGGGTTTCCTAACGAAGCAAGGCGGTCGAGTAAAGACATGGAGGAGAAGGTGGTTCCTCTTTGACCTGGACCACCGTCGACTAGCTTACTACACTG ATCATGATGAAAAGAAACTGAAAGGGGTGATCTACTTCCAAGCCATAGAGCAAGTTTACTGTGACCATCTGTGTACAGCTACCTTA TCACCACGGCCAAGCTTGACGTTCTGTCTGAAGACATACGAACGGCTTTTCTTCCTCGTGGCCCCCAGCGCAGAGAGCATGCGCATCTGGATGGATGTGATTGTCACAGCTACAGATGAGCACAGCAGATATTGA
- the LOC113574395 gene encoding pleckstrin homology-like domain family B member 3 isoform X5, which yields MDTQKPPWFIRVACGQSPASSGAESDTEGSSTESERSHARQMSVDSTKCLISPSVMQKRITELDQQKEELKIELQLEIALLQGELQMEQEHLLKHTAQLQKLQETRKQKQIQKDATTQQERAQLEQERLRVEELKRRWSEKGITNPSSPREQQVFRHEKEAVDTAVRAFEDWEFHVLELESGLEEEHSLGEIAREISHEQHTVNSTQEQVQQLQQQLKEMEREKERELNALRQERRELLHKSQREPLKEAPAVPRKRSSHRKLSEKLPISQGPLRVMPDRSNPEVSPPLPHPAHRLSNGNANASTNGNGFLTPCNSANSSRAASPNVCLLDLVEIERKLREAKAERERLLKERERRQLVVDDRQRELEAVNTQIHSHTHSQTNMKSHSQKRLYTYTHTHSEEHKPSLLQSPPEQGVPLFLTVNFDLRAHVESLGHGVASCLGVQLSPRQCGGFLTKQGGRVKTWRRRWFLFDLDHRRLAYYTDHDEKKLKGVIYFQAIEQVYCDHLCTATLSPRPSLTFCLKTYERLFFLVAPSAESMRIWMDVIVTATDEHSRY from the exons ATGGACACACAAAAACCACCCTGGTTCATCCGAGTGGCTTGTGGAcaaagccccgcctcctcagGGGCAGAGTCAGATACTGAGGGCAGTAGTACTGAAAGTGAGAGA TCCCATGCCAGACAGATGAGTGTTGACTCCACCAAGTGCCTGATCTCGCCCTCTGTGATGCAGAAGCGAATCACAGAGCTTGACCAGCAGAAGGAGGAGCTAAAAATAGAG CTGCAGCTGGAGATTGCCCTGTTACAGGGCGAGCTGCAGATGGAACAAGAGCATCTgctcaaacacactgcacaactgCAGAAACTGCAGGAGACCAGAAAACAGAAGCAGATACAGAAAGATGCCACCACACAGCAG GAGCGTGCACAGCTGGAGCAGGAAAGGCtcagggtggaggagctgaagagaAGGTGGTCAGAGAAAGGCATCACAAATCCAAGCAGCCCGAGAGAGCAGCAGGTGTTTCGACAT gagaaggaggcagTGGACACAGCAGTGCGAGCATTTGAGGACTGGGAGTTCCATGTACTTGAATTAGAGAGTGGATTGGAGGAAGAACACAGCCTGGgcgagatagcgagagagatcAGCCATGAACAGCACACAGTCAACAGCACTCAG GAGCAGGTCCAGCAGCTGCAACAGCAGctgaaagagatggagagagagaaagagcgagagctAAATGCCCTCCGGCAGGAGAGAAGGGAACTTCTCCACAAATCCCAGCGG GAACCTTTGAAGGAAGCACCCGCAGTTCCCCGTAAACGCAGTTCACATCGTAAACTTTCAGAGAAGCTGCCAATATCACAAG GACCCCTGAGGGTGATGCCAGATAGGTCAAACCCTGAAGTTAGTCCACCTCTTCCCCACCCAGCACACAGACTCAGTAATGGGAATGCTAATGCGAGTACAAATGGTAATGGCTTCCTCACACCATGTAACAGTGCCAACAGCTCCCGAGCTGCCAG CCCCAATGTGTGTCTTCTGGACCTTGTGGAGATTGAGAGGAAATTACGAGAggcaaaagcagagagagaacgcTTGCTCAAGGAAAGG gagaggagacagCTTGTGGTAGacgacagacagagagagctggaggCTGTGAACACgcaaatacattcacacacacattcacaaacaaacatgaaatcaCACTCACAAAAACGCCTGTACAcctatactcacacacattctgagGAGCACAAACCTAGTCTACTCCAGAGCCCCCCTGAG CAGGGTGTTCCGCTCTTCCTAACTGTGAACTTTGACCTGCGGGCTCATGTGGAGTCTCTTGGTCATGGTGTGGCAAGCTGTTTGGGTGTGCAGCTGTCTCCACGGCAGTGTGGGGGTTTCCTAACGAAGCAAGGCGGTCGAGTAAAGACATGGAGGAGAAGGTGGTTCCTCTTTGACCTGGACCACCGTCGACTAGCTTACTACACTG ATCATGATGAAAAGAAACTGAAAGGGGTGATCTACTTCCAAGCCATAGAGCAAGTTTACTGTGACCATCTGTGTACAGCTACCTTA TCACCACGGCCAAGCTTGACGTTCTGTCTGAAGACATACGAACGGCTTTTCTTCCTCGTGGCCCCCAGCGCAGAGAGCATGCGCATCTGGATGGATGTGATTGTCACAGCTACAGATGAGCACAGCAGATATTGA